A stretch of Klebsiella sp. RIT-PI-d DNA encodes these proteins:
- the btuF gene encoding vitamin B12 ABC transporter substrate-binding protein BtuF, producing MANFLRKAAVLLLLIPAWLLAAPRVISLSPANTELAFAAGIVPTGVSSYSDYPPQAAEIENVASWQGMNIERIVALKPDIVLAWRGGNPERQVNQLSALGIHVMWIDSNSIEQIAGALRQLADWSPVPEKAQQGAQALLNDYQALKSRYAGHAKKRVFMQFGMTPLFTSNNASIQNQILETCGGENIFADSRVPWPQVSREQVLMRQPQAIVVAANAGEIPKITQFWQKQLNIPIISLNGDWFERPGPRIILAAKQLCDALSQVN from the coding sequence GTGGCTAATTTTTTACGCAAAGCAGCCGTCCTTCTGCTGCTGATCCCGGCATGGCTGCTCGCTGCGCCGAGGGTTATTTCGCTCTCGCCTGCCAATACCGAACTGGCCTTTGCTGCCGGGATCGTTCCGACAGGCGTTAGTAGCTACTCTGATTATCCTCCGCAGGCCGCTGAAATCGAAAACGTAGCCAGCTGGCAGGGAATGAATATTGAACGGATTGTTGCCCTTAAACCCGATATCGTTCTGGCCTGGCGCGGCGGCAATCCTGAACGTCAGGTGAATCAACTCTCCGCGCTCGGTATTCATGTCATGTGGATTGACAGTAACTCCATTGAACAAATCGCCGGGGCATTACGCCAGCTGGCGGACTGGAGTCCTGTACCTGAAAAAGCACAACAGGGCGCGCAGGCACTGCTGAATGACTATCAGGCACTTAAATCTCGTTACGCCGGCCACGCTAAAAAGCGCGTATTCATGCAATTCGGCATGACGCCTTTATTTACCAGTAATAACGCATCTATACAAAATCAGATTCTGGAAACCTGCGGTGGCGAAAATATTTTCGCCGACAGCCGCGTGCCGTGGCCGCAGGTCAGTCGTGAGCAGGTGCTGATGCGCCAGCCACAGGCCATTGTTGTCGCCGCGAACGCGGGCGAAATTCCGAAAATAACTCAGTTCTGGCAAAAACAGCTCAATATCCCGATTATTTCTCTTAACGGTGACTGGTTTGAGCGCCCAGGCCCGCGTATCATCCTCGCCGCAAAACAACTCTGCGATGCGCTCTCACAGGTAAATTAA